CAAACCCTCCGGTAATGAGCGCGCGTTTAGGGTTGGGGTGCACGCACGCGCTCACATGTGCCAATAACTCACTTTGAATAAAGGGATAATTTTGAAAAAACATCCATTCCTGTGTGTCATGACGCACGATCCCTACTTGTGCACAATCTGTTCCGACAATTTCTAAATGGTGTGTCATTAAAACTCTTTACGAGGGTCTTGTGCCCCATACATGAGGCGACTTTTTTGATCCACAACAATCGCATTTACATCACCCATAACGGGCTTCACAACAATTTTGTAACCCATTTTCTCTAAATTTTCCTGCACATCTTTAACCATGCCAAAGGGTTCGGTGCGGATTTCATCGGGCAACCATTGCATGTGGAAGCGTGGCGCGCTCACAGCCTGAGAGATATTCATGCCATGATCGATGACATTGCTGATCACCTGCAACACGGTGGTGATGATGCGCGCCCCTCCGGGGCTACCCACCACCATAAAGACTTTATTCTGTTTGAGCACAATAGTAGGCGACATGGAGCTAAGGGGTCTTTTGCCCGGCTCAATTGCATTAGCGTCTCCCCCTACAAGTCCATAAAGATTGGGCACACCGGGCTTGATAGAGAAATCATCCATTTCATTATTAAGTAAAAAGCCCGCGCCATTTATCGCTGCTGCACTGCCATAGTAATCATTAATGGTGTAGGTGATACTTACCGCATTACCCCATTTGTCTGCAACAGAGTAATGCGTGGTGTTCTTGCCCTCATGGATTTGTCCCAAACCGGGGTTAATTTTTGCGCTGTCCAATGCCTTATCTTTGGGAATGCCTTGATAAATCTTCTTTGCATAATCCTTGTCGGTAAGTCTAGCTGTGGGCACATCAATGAAGTCTGGATCGCCCATAAACACGGAGCGATCGGCATAGGCTTGGCGCATCGCCTCCGCCATAATATGAATAGTCTTGCTAGAGCCAAAGCCCAAGTCATGGATATTAGCATTTTCCATTGTGTTTAGCATTTCTATGATATGTGTCCCTCCAGAGCTAGGAGGTGCCATAGAGATGATTTTATAGCCCCGATAACTCCCTTCAATGGGTTTGCGCCACACCACTTGGTAACTAGCCAAATCTTTTTTAGTGATAATTCCTCCATTTTTAGCCATATCTTTTGCGATCAGATCAGCGATAGGACCTTTATAGAAAGCCTGTGCTCCGCCATTTTTAATCAAAGTGAGGGTTTTAGCCAAATCTTTTTGCACCAAGAGATCCCCTGCGCTATAGGCGACCAAACCCTTTTTAAGAAAATACTTGCGACTGCTGGCATATTTGGCAAAGCGAGGTTTGGCATCTAGCATGGTTTCTCCCTGCCTTTGGGTGAGTCTAAAACCCTTTTGTGCTAGCTCAATCGCAGGCTGGATCAACACCGCGCGCTTTTTTGTGCCGTATTTTTTGAGCATGGCTTCTAATCCTGCCACAGTGCCCGGAACTCCAGCAGCCAAATAGCCATCCGTGCTTAGCTTAGGAATCACATTGCCATTTTTATCTAAATACATGTTTCTGCTCGCTCCAAGCGGAGCTTTTTCTCTAAAATCTAAAGTAATATTCTCTCCATTGGCTAGGTGAATTACTGCAAACCCACCCCCGCCTAAATTGCCCGCCACCGGATGCACCACCGCTAGGGCATAACCCATTGCTACTGCCGCATCGATCGCATTCCCTCCCTCATCTAAAACCTTTTGTCCGATTTTATCTGCTAAAGGATGACTAGAGAGAGCTAACGCTCTGCCCTTAATGGGGGGTAAACTTGCCGCAAGAACACTGCTAGCTATCCCCACACTTGCCCATAGCACCACCGCTACACGCCATACTCTCACCATGCTAACTCCTGATGTTTCTTAAAATATCTTAACACAGCTAGACTTACAGCTAGCACAAATAGGCTATAATGCCACAAATCCAAAAGGATGCCTGTGGTTCTAGCTCTTAAATATCGCCCTAAACATTTTCAGGATTTGGTAGGACAAGAAAGCGTGTCTAAAACCCTAAGTTTGGCTTTAGAGCAGGGGCGTTTAGCGCATGCCTATTTGTTTAGTGGGCTTAGGGGTTCGGGCAAGACTTCTAGCGCGCGCATTTTTGCCCGCGCCTTGCAGTGTGAAAAAGCCCCCACCAGCACTCCCTGCGATGTCTGCGCTAATTGTGTTGATGCGCTACAAAATAAGCATGTAGACATTATCGAAATGGATGGCGCGTCTAACCGCCGTATTGAAGACATACGAGAAGTGATTGAGCAGACCAAGTACCAACCTAGCATGGGAGCTTTTAAGATTTTTATTATCGATGAAGTGCACATGCTCACTAAGGAAGCCTTTAATGCTTTGCTAAAAACGCTTGAAGAACCTCCTCCTCGTGTCAAATTCATTTTGGCCACTACAGATCCTCTCAAACTCCCCGCCACCATTCTTAGCCGCACCCAGCATTTTCATTTTAAAAAAATCCCCCCTAAAGCCATTGTGGCGCATTTGCAACACATCTTAAGTTTGGAGGGCGTGCAATACCAAGAGGGGGTCTTAGAGATATTAGCTAGAAGTGGGGGAGGGAGCTTGCGAGACACTTTAACTCTCACTGAGCAGGCCATTAATTACAGTGCAGGTCCCCTCACTCTTGAGATGATTACACGGATGTTAGGTCTAGTGGACATGCAAGTTTTGCATGATTTTTTTCAAGCTCTTAGGGATAATCCGGAGCGCATCTGTGACTCTTTGAGACTTTTTGAAGAATACGACCCGCAAGTGGTGCTTGATGAGATGTCTCTTTTTCTTAAAGAAGCTCTGCTCCATAAAACTTTTCCACTGAATTTAGTGGATGCGTGGATGGGTGTTTTGGCCCAAGCCAAGTCTCTTTTGCATGCGGGCGTGGATGGGGGTTTTGTCTTAACTCTGAGCGCGCTCAAAATGCAAGCAACGCCCACACCTCAAGCGCCATCACTCTCTCAACGCCCAGCACCAATACCCACTCAAACTCCAACACCACCTCCAGCACCACCCAAACAACCCACCCCTCAAGAACTTTTTGAGAAGCTTATTGTAAGGATTCATGCTCATAATCCCGATTTGGGCAACCTCTTTAAAAAATTTGTCCAATTCCATGCTTTTGAAAATAAAACTCTTTGGTGGGTTTCAAGAGCGGATGCCCATGCTAAAGGAATTTTGATGCAACATTTTGAGTTGATCAAACAACTTGTAGCAGAGGTCTTTGGTGAGGGCGTGCAGGCTCAAGCCCTAAAGGTTACTTCTCCCTCAGAGCCTCCCCCCCCTCCTTCTGCAACTCCTCCCCCCACAGCTCCGAATTTACGCGAGCAATTCATGCAAGAAAACTCCAATTTAGTAGGGGCGATGCAAGAGCATTTAGGGATTGTTGATGTCAAGGTGGAAAAATCTTGAAAGAGATCATAGCAGGACTGCAGGATTTAGATCGAGTGTTGGATCATTTGGACCAACACCGCAAAGAACATCAAATTGTTTTGTTGCGAGGTGATTTGGCTAGTGGTAAAACAACTTTAGTACAACGCTTTTGCGCACGCCACCACGCTCTTCAAGCCACTTCGCCTACTTTTACTTTAGCGCATCACTACCCCGGAGGCGAATTTGAGATTTACCATTATGATTTTTACCGCAAAGATGTTCAAGAGCTTTTGTTGATGGGTGTTTTGGATCATTTGCAATATGTAGGCGTGCATTTTGTAGAATGGGGGACGGAGACTTTAAAG
This portion of the Helicobacter felis ATCC 49179 genome encodes:
- the tsaE gene encoding tRNA (adenosine(37)-N6)-threonylcarbamoyltransferase complex ATPase subunit type 1 TsaE, producing MKEIIAGLQDLDRVLDHLDQHRKEHQIVLLRGDLASGKTTLVQRFCARHHALQATSPTFTLAHHYPGGEFEIYHYDFYRKDVQELLLMGVLDHLQYVGVHFVEWGTETLKKILIQAGFEVLIITLERRDRLCCYRFNNG
- the ggt gene encoding gamma-glutamyltransferase, which encodes MVRVWRVAVVLWASVGIASSVLAASLPPIKGRALALSSHPLADKIGQKVLDEGGNAIDAAVAMGYALAVVHPVAGNLGGGGFAVIHLANGENITLDFREKAPLGASRNMYLDKNGNVIPKLSTDGYLAAGVPGTVAGLEAMLKKYGTKKRAVLIQPAIELAQKGFRLTQRQGETMLDAKPRFAKYASSRKYFLKKGLVAYSAGDLLVQKDLAKTLTLIKNGGAQAFYKGPIADLIAKDMAKNGGIITKKDLASYQVVWRKPIEGSYRGYKIISMAPPSSGGTHIIEMLNTMENANIHDLGFGSSKTIHIMAEAMRQAYADRSVFMGDPDFIDVPTARLTDKDYAKKIYQGIPKDKALDSAKINPGLGQIHEGKNTTHYSVADKWGNAVSITYTINDYYGSAAAINGAGFLLNNEMDDFSIKPGVPNLYGLVGGDANAIEPGKRPLSSMSPTIVLKQNKVFMVVGSPGGARIITTVLQVISNVIDHGMNISQAVSAPRFHMQWLPDEIRTEPFGMVKDVQENLEKMGYKIVVKPVMGDVNAIVVDQKSRLMYGAQDPRKEF
- a CDS encoding DNA polymerase III subunit gamma/tau, whose product is MPVVLALKYRPKHFQDLVGQESVSKTLSLALEQGRLAHAYLFSGLRGSGKTSSARIFARALQCEKAPTSTPCDVCANCVDALQNKHVDIIEMDGASNRRIEDIREVIEQTKYQPSMGAFKIFIIDEVHMLTKEAFNALLKTLEEPPPRVKFILATTDPLKLPATILSRTQHFHFKKIPPKAIVAHLQHILSLEGVQYQEGVLEILARSGGGSLRDTLTLTEQAINYSAGPLTLEMITRMLGLVDMQVLHDFFQALRDNPERICDSLRLFEEYDPQVVLDEMSLFLKEALLHKTFPLNLVDAWMGVLAQAKSLLHAGVDGGFVLTLSALKMQATPTPQAPSLSQRPAPIPTQTPTPPPAPPKQPTPQELFEKLIVRIHAHNPDLGNLFKKFVQFHAFENKTLWWVSRADAHAKGILMQHFELIKQLVAEVFGEGVQAQALKVTSPSEPPPPPSATPPPTAPNLREQFMQENSNLVGAMQEHLGIVDVKVEKS